The Methanobrevibacter millerae genome includes the window ACACTTTCAGAAACATTTGTTATTAATGAACTCAGATGGTTAGTAAAACATGGATATAATGTGAAAGTTTTATGTTATAATAATCCACCAAACCCCATCAAATTAGATTTTAATTTAGAAGTCATACGTTTTGATAAAAGTGGAAATCCCGCTGAAAATTTAGAAAAATTATTAATCGAACATGATATAAACTTAATTCATTCCCATTTTGTATTTCCTACAGGAACATTATACACATATCCTATTGCAACCAAACTTAAAATTCCATTTACATTATTTGCACATGCATTTGATATTTTTGTTAAAGAAAATGATAAGAAAAATAATATTTCAGAAATTTCAAAATCAAAATATTGTAAAGGAATATTCACATTAAGTAACTATCATAAAAATTATTTAATGAGTCGTGATGTTCCAGAAAATAAGATTATATTAACAAGACAAGCTACAGAATACCAAATCCACCCATTAAAAGAAAAAAATAGAAAAATAAAAAAAATAGTGTCTATTTCAAGATTTGTTGAAAAAAAAGGAATAGATATTCTTATTGAAACTGCAAAAATACTTGAAAATGAAAATTATGAATTTTCTATATATGGATTTGGTATTTTAGAAGATGAACTAAAAAAACAAATTAAAAAATTAAAATTAAAAAATATTAAGGTTAAAGGAAGTTTAGAAAATCCTAAAGAAGTAAAAAAAGTATTTGATACATCAGATTTATTAGTATCTCCATGCAGAATTGCAAAAAATGGAGATCGAGATGGAATTCCAACAGTAATGTTTGAATCAATGGCATATGGAGTTCCTGTTTTAACAACTAATGTTTCAGCGATACCTGAAGTAATAATTGATGGTAAAAATGGATTCTTAGTAAAACCAAACAATCCTTATGAACTCGCTAGGAAAATTAGAGAAATAAACTCAAAAAGTCCAGAAGAAATTGTAAAAATAAGAAAAAACGCACAATTTGATGTTCAG containing:
- a CDS encoding glycosyltransferase family 4 protein translates to MKIGKPIQKKILKNNKEYNFYKEEYEKYILKYQNLIKNLDEKNNKKIVMYENSLSKINELMIKTDNLQKQLPLLEKALEEIKNVDKIYKVNELINIINTLKMNEKIVKEENKYLKNTIKELRDTNKKYEDKLNNSENLLNKENNFYKKEYENILKREEEYHNIINKLLENNLISIQEKQKLYENIIKEYKLQKLNIAYVLSGFPTLSETFVINELRWLVKHGYNVKVLCYNNPPNPIKLDFNLEVIRFDKSGNPAENLEKLLIEHDINLIHSHFVFPTGTLYTYPIATKLKIPFTLFAHAFDIFVKENDKKNNISEISKSKYCKGIFTLSNYHKNYLMSRDVPENKIILTRQATEYQIHPLKEKNRKIKKIVSISRFVEKKGIDILIETAKILENENYEFSIYGFGILEDELKKQIKKLKLKNIKVKGSLENPKEVKKVFDTSDLLVSPCRIAKNGDRDGIPTVMFESMAYGVPVLTTNVSAIPEVIIDGKNGFLVKPNNPYELARKIREINSKSPEEIVKIRKNAQFDVQNISSIKKTMTTLLNTWSTTN